In the genome of Streptomyces sp. Q6, the window CAGGAGGAGTTCTACGCGCAGTACAGCAAGTTCACCGACGCACGCATCATCCGCGACCTGGAGCGCACCGACGCCGACGTGGTGGTCGGCACCCGCCCCAGCCTCAATCTGTTCGTCGCCGCGTACACGCGTGACGGTGCCCTGCGCGTCGCCCAGGAGCACATGACGCACCTGGGCATCCCGGCCGCGGTGCGGGCGGAGATGGCCCGCGTGTATCCGCGGCTCGACGCCATCACCACGGTCACCGAGGCCGACGCCCGGTCGTTCATGGAGAACACGCCGATCCCCGGCATCCCCGTCGTCGGCATCCCCAACAGCGTGCCCCAGCCGTCCGTCCCGCCGTCCGACTGCACGCACAAGGTCGTCGTCAGCGCGGGCCGCATGCACCACATCAAGCGGTACGACCTGCTCATCCGCGCCTTCGGAATGCTGGCCGACGAGTTTCCCGACTGGCAGTTGCGCATCTACGGCGACGGCGGCGAAGCCGGAAAGCTCCGCGCCCTGGTCTCAGAACTCGGCCTGGCGGGGCGGGCGTTGCTCATGGGCGGCTTCTCGCCGATCGAGTCGGAGTGGGCCAAGGGTTCCATCGCGGCGGTCACCTCCAGCGCGGAGTCCTTCGGTATGACCTTGGTGGAGGCCATGCGCTGCGGGCTGCCCGTGGTCTCCACCGACTGCCCCGTCGGCCCGCGGGAGATCCTGCACCCCGGTGAGGACGGCTTCCTCGTGCCCAACGGCGAGGTCGAGGGCATCGCCTGGGGGCTGCGCCGCCTCATGGCCGACGAAGTCCTGCGGCGCACCATGGGCGCGGCCGCCCTGCGCAACGGGGCCGCGTACGACCCGGCCGCCGTGGCCGGCCGCTACGTCGCCCTGTTCGAGGAGGCCGCCCGCAACCGGGCCGCGGCCCAGCGCGGGTACCGTGCCCCGGCACCCGCCCGCCGCACCGGTGGCGACCTGCTCACCGTGCCGCCGGTGTCGCTGAGCGCGGCCACCGTCGACGTCACCACCGACGACACGGGCTGGCTGCGCTTCTCGGCCGACGGCCCGGCGGAGGGCCGCCGCCGCTGGCAGTTCGTGCTGCGCCACAAGCCCGCGGACGGTCAGCGCCGTCCCGATCTCCCCTTGCGCACGTCCCGCAAGGACCTGGCCAACGGCGGCACCCAGTACACCGCCGCACTCACCCCCGGCGCGTTCGACGACCTCGGCGACGGCCGCTGGCAGGTGATGATGAGCGCCCCCAAGACTTCCCCCGTGCACATGAAGGCAGGCGTTCAGGACACCCGTGCACTCATCGACGCACGCACCCGCCTGATCTCCCGCCCGCCGACCGGGGCGATCGTCTGGAACCTGCCGTACGCCCAGCCCAACGGGCGGCTCATGCTCCGCACCGTCCTGCGCGAGGACCACGCCGAGTGCACCGGCGTCGAGGTGGCGGACGACACGATCACGCTGCGCGGTGTGCTGTGCGGCGGCCGCCGGATCGAGCCGGGCGCCCAGTTCATCGTCAGCCGTCGCGGCCGGCACGCGCACAACTTCGCCGTCCACGTCCAGATCGTGGGGCGGCAGTCGTTCCGCGCCGAGGTACCGCTGCGCCACGTCGTGGACCACCGGCTCGAACGATGGGAGGACTGGGACTGGTGGCTGCAACCCGACCCGTACGACCGCCGGAAGGTACGCGTCTGCCATCTCCTCGAGGACTTTCACGACGTCAAGGCCGCGTACGTCTACCCGTCGGTTCCCCTGGCCGGGGCCGAGGCGTCCGAGTTCGCAGCGATCCACCCGGCGCGCCCGGTATGGGTGCGCCCCTACTGCTCTGCCTCCGGCGCCATGGCCATGAACGTGGTGGACCGATGAGCCCCTCGGCGGCTGCCGCCGACCCGCTCCACCGACTGTGACCGACCCGACGGCCGAGGAGGCCCGATGACCGTCCCGCAGACCACGCCGACCCGCTCGGTCCTGCACATCATCGCCCACCAGGACGACGATCTGTACTTCATGAACCCCGACCTGGTGCGTTCCTTGCAGGACGGCGACGACGTCACCACGGTGATCGTCACCGCTGGTGAGGGCGACGGTGTCAATGTCGACACCAACGACCCCCAACGCAAGGCCGTCGCGCCGGACTTCGCCCGCTACAGCACCGAGCGTGGCTGCGGCCTGCGCTCCGCGTACGCCCGGATGGCCACCGGGGACCGCGACCGTCCCTGGCAGCGCGAGCCGGTGGAGCTCGTCCCCGGCTTCGTCGTGGAACGGTTCACCCTGGTCGGCCACCCGTCCGTGCGCCTGTACTTCTTCCAGCTCCACATGGGCGCGCCCACCGAGAGGGGCACCCGCACCCGGCTGCACGAACTGTGGGAGGGGGCGATGCGCGCCCAGGCCACGCTCCCCGTGCACGGTGCGGAGGTGACTCAGGTCCAGCACATCACGCGCGAGCAGGTGATCGGCGGGCTCACGGCGTTGCTCGGCCGCATCCGCCCCACCACGGTCCGCACCATGGACCCCGACCCGGAACACGACGGCGGCGTCCAGGAGTTCGTCTGCTCCGACCACGTCGACCACACCACCACCACGCAGTTCGCGCTCGCGGCCCTCACCCGGCACCGCGAGGCGGGTCACGCCCCGGTCGTCGAGCACTACCGGAGCTACGCCAACCGCTTCTGGGGCTACAACCTCGACTCGGACGCGGTGACCGAGAAAGCCGAGTACCTGGCGACGTACAGCGGTCTCGACGCCCCGGCCGCCTGCCCGCACGGCACCTGCCACACGTGTGGCGACCGGCAGTTGGGGCCGAACCCGTTCCGCAGTACGCACATGATGAGCGCCGCCTACCGGTACTCGCCGACCACCGACTGGCTGCGTCTGGGCCCGGGCGGACGGCTCAACGCGTTCGGCGTGCTGGGCGGCCGACTCGCCTTCTGGACGGAGACCGGACCGGCGAGCGGCGAGTGGAAGGGCCCGTTCGTGCTCGGCGACGGCTGGGTGGCGCCCACCCTGGCCGTCACCGGTCTGCCCGGCGGTCCCGCCGAACTCGTGGCGCTGCGCCGCCAGCACGTCGTCGGCGGCGGGATCACCGTCGACGTCGTGCACACGGTGCAGGACCCCGACGGCAACGGGTTCAGCGGCTGGCAGACCCTGGAGAACCCCGACTGGTCACACGGCGACGGGCGTCGCCAGCGCGAGCTGGGTGTGCCGTCGGCGGCCGTTGACGCGGCCGGCCGGATGTATGTCTTCGTCCGCGACTTCGATCAGGGCATCAGCATGCGTCGCCGCGACACCGACGGCACGTGGGCGCCTTGGGAGAGCGTCGGCGGCAGTTTCGTCCAGGACGCGGGCACGGCCCTGACCACCGAGCGCGGCACCGTGGAGCTGTACGTGCCGGGCAAGAACACCGTCTGGCGCTGGCACCAGACCGAACCCGGTGGCCCGGTCCTGCTGGACGACACCCTCAAGACGGGACGGCCGGCCACCGGCGGTCTGTCGGCGGTCGACTCCGGCGACGGCCGCACCTGCCTCTACTTCCGGGAGGCCGGCACACAGCAGGTCATGGCCTACCGGCAGCACGCCGACGGCCGCTGGCCGGGTTCCGGAGCAGGGCTCGGAGGCCACGGGGGCACCGGCGCCGTGGCCGCGCTGTGGGCGCCCGAACGAGGAGCGCGCGAGGCTTTCCTGGCCCACCGCGGCAGCCGTGGCCGCCTGGTCGTGTCGATGCCCGACCGCGACAAGAACGTCTCCGGCACGCGGTGGCGCGAATCGGGCGAGATGTTCACCAACGCTCCGTCCATGGCGTACGACGCGTCGGGCGCGCTGGTCGTCGCGGTCATCGGTCTGGACGGCCGCCTGCGGATGCGACGCCAGCTGGTGCCCCGGGTGGGGAGTCCGCTCGGGCCCTGGAGTTCGTGACACCGGCGAGCGTCTGGCGTTCATGAACCCCCTATGCGCACCATGTCCCCCTTGGCGATGTGCTCGATGACGTGCTCCATGACGTGCTCGATGACTGGGGGGACATTGTCGCGTGGACGATGGGTGGGCTGCGGCGCTGCCGTGGCCACCGTGCTTGCGGTGATCCTCGGGCTGTTCGTCGCGTTTCCCGACGGTCAGGGTTCGGCGGCCGCGCAGCGGCGGACGGTCCGTGTCCTCCACTACAACCTGTGCGGCGCGGCGGCGGTGTGTCCGTGGAATGCAGGAGGAAGCGGCTCCGGCACATCCATCGCGCGCCTCGTGAAGAGCGCCGCGCGGTTCGAGCCCGACGTGATCACCGTCAACGAGATCTGCCTGACGCAGTACGCCGAGCTCAAACGGAAGCTCGCCAGGGCGGGTTGGACCATGGACGGCACCTACGCCTCGTCCCAGGACAACGTGCCGGCCTGCGGCAGTTCCGGCCGTTTCGGAACGGCGGTGCTCAGCCGCGGCGACGTCCCTGACGGGCAGCAGGACTACCGCCGCTTCGCGCACACCGGCGGCGAGACCTACACCAACGGCGGCCGTACGGTCCTGGTCCGCAGGGGCCTGCTGTGCGCGCACACCACAGTGCGGGGCGCGCGCCTGTTCGCGTGCACGGCGCACACGTACTCCAAGGCCCCCGAGCAGCTGCGGGAGATCAGGGACTGGACGGCGGGGTTCCCTCGCGGCGTGCCCGTCGTCCTCGGCGGAGATCTCAACCTGCCGCCCGACGCGCCCGCGCTGTCCCTGCTCACGAACCGCTTCGTCGAGGCGGACCACGCGGACGGCGAACACACCGTCGACGGGCGGAAGATCGACTATCTCTTTGCCGGGAAGCGTCACGTCCGGTCGTCCGATGCCGACGCGGTGCGGTATCCGGAGTCCGATCACGCGCTGCTGAAGGGATGGTTCGGGCTCACGTTCTGAGGGTTGCTCGACCGGATCAGCGGCATCCTCTCGTGATCATTTCGCAACGGCCACGTGTACAACGTCTTTTGGTCGGCGCAAGTCTGACCGGCCGTGAGACTTTCCATGGCCCGAGGGGTGCTGTTCCCCCTCGCTCTGACCGCTGCCGCCGTGGGTGCCTTCGCAGGCCCCGCCGGCGCGCAGGACACGCCCCTGTCCGTCACCGGACTCCCCTCGCAGATCGCCGTCACACCCGTGACCAAGGACGGCGCGAAGCAGCCCCGGCAGCTCACGCTCTCGGTCGAAGGCGGAGCACAGGCACCGAAGGAGTACGTGCTCCGTCTCGACCTCGGCGGCCTCAAGGGGGTCGCGGACGTCGACGCGAAGCCGTGCGAGGTGGTGGCCGAACAGGCCACGTGCCGGATCA includes:
- a CDS encoding endonuclease/exonuclease/phosphatase family protein; amino-acid sequence: MATVLAVILGLFVAFPDGQGSAAAQRRTVRVLHYNLCGAAAVCPWNAGGSGSGTSIARLVKSAARFEPDVITVNEICLTQYAELKRKLARAGWTMDGTYASSQDNVPACGSSGRFGTAVLSRGDVPDGQQDYRRFAHTGGETYTNGGRTVLVRRGLLCAHTTVRGARLFACTAHTYSKAPEQLREIRDWTAGFPRGVPVVLGGDLNLPPDAPALSLLTNRFVEADHADGEHTVDGRKIDYLFAGKRHVRSSDADAVRYPESDHALLKGWFGLTF
- a CDS encoding glycosyltransferase family 4 protein codes for the protein MKISFLINNIYGIGGTNRTVINLAEALAVHHEVEIVSVFRRANTTKFEISPRITVRALVDLRPGSADKDAAGSGEPSEVVPRQEEFYAQYSKFTDARIIRDLERTDADVVVGTRPSLNLFVAAYTRDGALRVAQEHMTHLGIPAAVRAEMARVYPRLDAITTVTEADARSFMENTPIPGIPVVGIPNSVPQPSVPPSDCTHKVVVSAGRMHHIKRYDLLIRAFGMLADEFPDWQLRIYGDGGEAGKLRALVSELGLAGRALLMGGFSPIESEWAKGSIAAVTSSAESFGMTLVEAMRCGLPVVSTDCPVGPREILHPGEDGFLVPNGEVEGIAWGLRRLMADEVLRRTMGAAALRNGAAYDPAAVAGRYVALFEEAARNRAAAQRGYRAPAPARRTGGDLLTVPPVSLSAATVDVTTDDTGWLRFSADGPAEGRRRWQFVLRHKPADGQRRPDLPLRTSRKDLANGGTQYTAALTPGAFDDLGDGRWQVMMSAPKTSPVHMKAGVQDTRALIDARTRLISRPPTGAIVWNLPYAQPNGRLMLRTVLREDHAECTGVEVADDTITLRGVLCGGRRIEPGAQFIVSRRGRHAHNFAVHVQIVGRQSFRAEVPLRHVVDHRLERWEDWDWWLQPDPYDRRKVRVCHLLEDFHDVKAAYVYPSVPLAGAEASEFAAIHPARPVWVRPYCSASGAMAMNVVDR